TCCCAATTGAGGCAAAAAGACCTTGACGGTCTGACCTGGCATTTGGCAAGGCCAAgttcatatttttgtatttttattttagatcAAGCAAATATAGGTGGTTCAGTGACAGGAGAGGCAGTTATGGAACAAACAACTACACCAACACCCTCAGAGGTTCCAGAAAATGTTCAAGTAAGTGTCTTCTAATTATAACCAGGGCATCCAGTTGGCTCCTcatttttagcaatttcagaagtcaaatcacaatttctcagaaatctgaagggtcataAAATAGTCTAGAAAACATGTCCCTTAAATTTCAGGAGTAAGATCCTATTTAGGGAAGTCAAAAACATATTCTCAAGGGTCTATTTAGGAAAGTCAAAAACATATTCTGAAGGGTCTAATGGATGCTATGACAACTAGTTTGGACAATATGTGCCACTGTCAGTTTTGACTGATGGGATAAATTAGCAATGTCATTTGAATTGTAAACAAGTGGCTTATGTACCCTGACATgcatcaacaaaacaaaaatcagaaAAGGCATTTAAACTCTTAGAAATGATAGTttaaataattatgtattatagCCACCAAATAGCTATACTcatcaacaaaaatcaatatGGAGTCAAACATGGATGTAATTTTCACCAAACTAGGTGTACATTTCCTAATATTTAACCAGTGAATTTTTGTCTTGGCATACAGTGATCTTGGTCACTTGAACATTCAACATAATTTTGCTTCCAGAAAATCATCAGCAGTGAAAAAGATATTGACATGTCAGCAAAGCGCCCACGTGTAGATCTTCAATCCCTGCCAACAAGAGCATACCTTGACCAAACAGTTGTCCCCATATTATTAAGCGGAATGTCTGTTTTAGCAAAAGAACGGTAAGGGAAACTCTTAAATGTACTTAATTCAACTTATGTTCAACTTATGTTCAACTTATGCAGCTTTTAGCTTCCTGAAAGTGATGTTTGCAAAAAAATTCTCTGTTATTAATTTCAACTGTGGCAAAAAAATAGCCAAATCTCtagattcattttcaactgtTGAACACATATTGGGGATCTAAGTGAGTAAGAATTTTGTTACATACAGTGTAGGGAGTCGCACTTGAAAGTCAGTTTGAGAGATGCTACTTAAGTAGAATGGTCTCCAGTTCTGTTTATTAGTGCACCATATTGCTCTCTGAATGGTTTTATCTGTATCTTAGAGTTGTGTGagtttttttcaattattttatttttcatttgcaGGCCACCCAATCCAATTGAATACCTTGCTGCCTACCTTTTAAAAAACAAGAACCAGTTTGATCAGTAAAAACAAATGGACTGGATGATGTGGATGTTTCATTAATATACAAGCATTGATATTTTTAGGAATGTTAAAAATAAGTTTTGAGATTAAGGTCACCTCAAAAAAGAAAAgtattgattatttcattataaattttTTAGAGTCAAATTAGGGGACACATTAGCTGAATATCCCATTTTCGTTTCAcctacatttatttcaaatttcctttaaaaaaactTCTGTCACAGAAGGGAATAGTGCTGATCATGAGAAGAAAAATTTGGGAACATACACAACTGTGATGTATCGAGAGAGACGATGGATAATTCTGAGACTGTGGATAATTCTATGAAAACAGCTGGATTTTACGACAGAAGTTCAGGAAATTTCAAGTGCAACATTATGTGATAAGTGATTCTATATTGTATTGTCAATTgttaacagtttatataatgttgtatattgactagtaaatagatataaattttattatgTCAATTTAATGGTGTTCATGTAGTTCATTCTTTTCAAGataactagagtactgacacatcagaaaGAGCCCTGAAATGTGTGTAACACCATGGCCAGGCCCTACAGAACTCATAAGATATTGTGCATAAACTgatatagtaacagtgaccttagCTTTTGATATACATGCCTTAACATCTATCTAAAGCACAAACACTTTGTTTGAAGAAGCAATGGATAAAGTATAGGTGCAATTGGCCCTAATGTTCATAATTTGATTTACTATTTATAGTATTGGAAAgtgactgtgacctttgactgCCAGGCATGAAAAGTTATCCCCATCCGGTGGTTTCTCAAAGTAAACACTGAATGTAATCTGCCCAAAAGAACTGGAAATTTGTGCATATTctgattttctatttttagtaaagttgaccttgacccttgGGTCTGAAAAGCAAGAAATTTCTACAAAGAAATTCTGGAAAATTTCAATCAACCCAGTTGTACTTGAGATATCATCAGAACccccaccaaaaaaaaaacggaCAACCTTGTTTTTATAGGGCAAACATCAATACATGGCATATAATATTCATGTCACTACCTAAGTTGTCACAAATAATGCTCCTTTTTTCTTTGAATCTTGGTGAATGTGATCAGAACCTGATGTTACATGTGCCTGTGATTTGTTTTTCCTTCTTatgagttatgcccctttaattattttgttagaTGCACTTTAATCAAGGACACAGCCAAATATCATAGGATGTTCCTGATCTCTGCTTCCAAGAGAACCATAATCCACCCTAGGTAGGGATCTAACATACActtcagatcttcacctgaggttacattgTACATGGAACTAGTGTAGTACATGATGGAGTATGCCAAGATTCCTTGGTTATTTAAGGGTTCATCTTGTCCTAGTTTTGTCTAACCATTTGACAGAGATTGGTCTAGCAAATACTCAGTCCCAACCCTAGTTAAGCATGGCAAATTTTGGAATTGATGAACGAAATTAACAGATGGCCGTGTTGGATTTGAATGAGTTAGTTATGTATTTCTCAGAATGTTCTGCAATGATCTTCGTCaaattttaatgtttgattTTGGGATTGAACGATGAGTAAAATGGACAATAGACAACCATCTTGGCATTTGACAAAgaatttatattattttctgaAAGAACAGTATTGATCTCTTAAATTATAAAATGGTTATAAGTTATAAGAATACTGATGGAAAAAAAACAGCAGCCATGATGGAATTTACCGGTAACACGTTAGTAATTATTTCTGAAGAAATACAGGAAGGATCACTCAATTTTGTATTGTAGATTCTTTTGGCACCATGTTGTGTTTGAccaattttgagactgatcagtaaaacaaaatggcaaGTAGACAACTATCTTGGAATTTGACAGTTATCATTCTTTGTCCATCCATCTTCCTCAGATTTATTTATAGAAGGACAGTCATATTCTGTCATTAGAACAGATAATTAGAGGCAAGAGGATGAAAGTCTAGAAAAGACCTTACTATGGTGGACAGAGATCCAGCTAAAAGACTTCTTGTAATTTGAAAGTTTGAAGTATCTTATTTTTTTCCccatacagtactcactactgaTCCATCTTTTGATGACCCACATACAGCCATTTTGGTAGGTGAAGATTGTTTCTACTATTTTTCTGAAAGTACATTAGAGATCTCTCCGAAAGTCTATATTCATGATCCTCTCCATCTATTGCTAAGGCTAAAGACAGAGAATCGTCAAAGAAGTGAATGCCAGGTCAGCAATAGGCCCATTGAGATAATAAAAGGAATCTTAGATTCATACAGTGGTTGGTGCTGGGATCTCCCTGTTTATACATGAACATTGTATGGGCAATAACCTGCTGTGTGTAGGTCAATAAAATGTTATAGGCGTGTCGGTTGGCAAAGAGTACACTTTTATAAGGAAGAGGGGGAAAAAAGCAGTGTACTGCACAACACTTTCTggtctgtatgttaatgtcAAAGTCACAATGAGGTCAAatgcatatatgtatgttaataGCAAGGTGGTGTGTCCCACAACAGGTTCTGgtctagcccgagttttctctggccctgacaccatgcctacaccagacatggtatcagggccagaggaaactcgggctagttcTGGTCTACACTTTTAATTTACTGTGGCCACCCATTGTCTGCGAGGTAACTTCTTAGTTTTATTACTGCATGCACACCTTTCAtggatacatgtactacatgtatgtagtcTCCTTAGGTAAATATATTTGGGAGGATTcctacgagggatgattgatatgttgtgagcctcgtattgaagcAGGTACTTAAGGATGTGTTGTGTTTCTGCTAACCCTTTATTTCTTCTGACACCACATCGTTATGTCAATcgatgaaattaaaaacatacacaggtatataaaattCCTTCAGGTTTATTAAGATATGACTTTCATTCAAAGTACTTGCCAATCAAGATATATCAAATTCCAATCCAATATATACTCCAGGAGTAGAACTTTTTAATTCACAAATAATTCACAAATAATtcacaaataaatatcaaatgacTTAAGTCAGATCAATTCCAGCAGTATCCAATAGAATCCACTCCAACTCCTTTTAGAAGTGACCAAATTGAAGAAAATGACTGCACAATAAAAGTTTCTTACTGTTCCTTATTATATTTAACTAAACAACAACTCAAAACCATAGACTAAACTACTCTACACATTTCAATACTCTCTAAACTAAGTCCATAAAATCCAAAGTATCTCTGTTAATAAGACCAACTCCAAACACTAACCCTAAAATATCTCTAAAACTAACTCCTTATTCCAAAGTCTCACTCTGAAAAGTCTTCTAACAACTCAATCTCAACAAGTAGCCCCTACTCTAAATTAACAGGCCTTTATATATGGCTTGACCAGTGACATCACGTACTAAACCCAACTACATATGTACCTATGCTATAGATGCTAAACTTAAACACCAACATAGTCTAAATAAAAGAATGACATCACGGTCAAGTTCTATATATACAACCTCTAGGAACCGACTATAAACAGATCATAACCTCATACCTATTTATACCACAGCCTGAGAATCTATTTTAAGGCAGTCCACCCAATGACcacatacctatttataccaGAGCTGAGAATCTATTTCAGTGCAGCCCCCTGGATGATCGCATATTTATAAACCAGAGGCTGGGTTAGGTCCGTATGGGTGGTTTATAAATGGACATGTGGTCAGTCTCCAGGACTGGTATATGCAGAGCCGCCTGGTCAGTCTGGGGGactgataatatatatacaccagcCTCTGAGAATGACCGCCAAGGTACAATAAATCATCCCCAGAAGGAACTGACAACTATTCACATCTAACATACTTCAGACCTAATAATTACACCACAGGCTTAAATAACCTCCACTGGTGTTAACTCTATCAATTACTACTTAAAACCTTATCTCTGATCTTCACAGTCGCCAAGGCCAATTAGAGACCACTTCCCTATTACCACTAAACTGACCATCTACAATTAACCTCTTACTAACCTTAAAAATAGGAAACCAAGAAAAAtccaaataaataaaaataagaacCTCACAGATGTTCTATTTAAATCCTACTATTCTCTAACTATACAGGgctgtgtacccaaggactggtctcatttcagcggcttttgcaaaatggacaaaatcagtGAAAGtgcagtgatccaatatttgcataaaaaaggtttaacacctaaggatatcctataatgatatggtagcaacactagggaaagatgccccttcatatgttacagtgaaaaggtgggtggcagagccttgaggatgacccccgtcctggaaggcctgtaCATGTTGCAACCACAagatggtcaataaagttcatgatattgttatgacctGACAGACGAGTTCGCAAAAAGATATATAGCCATTTGAGTCGGCATTTCACAGGAaggagtacattccattctaaccgaggatcttgcaatgagaaagtaTTCGGCCTGATGGGTACCAatacttctgacagttgatcagaagcacaccagagGCACAATATTGCGTGCTAGTCtaaacctttttgaggaagatcctgccaactttcttcagagatttgtcactatggatgaaacaagTCCAGCAatttaccccagaggccaaacaagaatcaaaacaatggaagcaccctggctctccccccACCAAATAAGGCAAAGACTTTTCCATCatctgggaaggttatggcctcggttttctgggatgcagatggtattctgtcGATAGATTATTTACGAAAGGGACAAACAAACAATggcacaattttttttactatgCTTCACTTTTGAGGCAGTTATgggaaaatatatcaaacttaaGTGCAGCATAAAACTCGCTAAAGGAGTGCTATTctatcaggacaatgctcctgcTCACATGTCTGTCATTGCCACGACTGCCTTccacgattgtggctttaaatttattcagaatctgccttattcacctgatctcactccatcagactttcatctatttccaaaactgaaaacagttaTTTCAGGAacccactttcagtctgatgacaatgtcatacatgtagtgggtgactttctgaacagccaagaaaaggagttctataaaagtggtattgtgtatagatactgtaggggattatgttgaaaaataatacaataagtctggcaaaattcaaatccttcaatatgaggatcacaacatatcaatcagccctggTATATGTACATCTTTCTAAAGTTTCATCAAATCAACAATCAGTGATCATATCTCTTCAACACCTGATATAAAAGGTTAAATTATGACAAgccaaaaggaaaaaaaatcactatttaCGGATATCCATACATTGATTATCCATAAATAACTCGTATAGATTTCCATAAATTATAGACATCCATGTATCatttatggatattcataaattGATATCAGCAGGGTAGATAACTTTTTCAGGTTCACCATTCTAACTCAGAATCTTCCACGTTATCTACAGATATAATCTAACCATGGTTATAAATAGTAACTTTTTCCCACTTTGGCTTACCATTAGAAATGTAAATGGTAcacaaattgtttttatttgtgcTTTTCAGTTTTCTCCTAAAATGTTAAAGTGATGCCTGAAAGCCTATATTTATAAGTCCATTGTATAAAATTCGGGGCTGCAGTGTCagagtggttaaagtgtcccaacactttatcactagcaaTCCACCACTGGATTGCTAGTTCatacctacatggggcagttgccttgtactgactgtaggtcgaTGGTTTTTCTGcaggtactctggctttccccACCTCGAAAACTAGGCACATCTTTAAATTAACCCTGTCTGTTAATGGgacttttaacaaaataaactaaactatGTATAAAATCATTTGAAGTAGTTTATCTGTAAAAGTACATGAACAACAAAGATTCATATAGTAATCTACTACTGGtaaaaatttcacaaaatcCTGAAGACAATAATCACAAATAATACCTTTATTTTGAAAAGTGCATTCAATATCAGACAAATTTTGTAGCAATAGATAAAATCTTTGTGAAGTCTCCACTGCGTCCCCTCAGATGTGAAGGCACAGGAACACGGATCCTGGTTCCTATCGGTGCACCTGTCTCATCAATTAAGACGGCATTATTACTGTCAAACCTTGGCTGCATTACCTTAGGTTTTTGAACACATCCTACAATGTAGGCCTTTTTCCTCTCCTTCTGGATGGACACTAACACCTTGTCTCCCACACGGGCTACCTCATTCTTGTTGTAAACCTGAAGAATTTTCACTTTACTGCCACTCTCTAATGCCTTTTTTCCTATGACGCTGTTATCCACTATTTTCACTGTTGATAATTTCCTCAGCTCACCCAAGCTTTGTGTGGTActacataaaaaaaagaaaatatttaagaGTACAAATGTAGTTTGAAGTTGAATCAACCAGAATaaagtttgaaataatttttggTTGCCTTACTTGAAGGACCAATAGGTTGGTACCTCGTTTTAATAATAAGGGTAGTTTTATCTTTAACCACAATTTAAATGTTAACATCTTGAGACAATGTAGAAATGTTCAAAATGAACTAGTCTCAGACCAgacgttttatttgtcaatgtGCCGAAATGTCTCGTGTTGGGTTAGAGGAAACTTAGGCTGTCAGAAGAAGCTATTTTGTATTATTAAGCATGTACGTATATTTAGTTGAATATCTTGTCTGCAATCTCAAGGTAGAAAATTGCCACAAGCAATGCCATAGGTGTCAACCATCCCGGATTACGCGGGAAGTGCccggaaaatcattaaaatttcccctACATCCCGATTTGGTACACTTCCCGA
This DNA window, taken from Pecten maximus chromosome 3, xPecMax1.1, whole genome shotgun sequence, encodes the following:
- the LOC117324190 gene encoding protein dpy-30 homolog, which produces MADDQANIGGSVTGEAVMEQTTTPTPSEVPENVQKIISSEKDIDMSAKRPRVDLQSLPTRAYLDQTVVPILLSGMSVLAKERPPNPIEYLAAYLLKNKNQFDQ
- the LOC117324192 gene encoding 39S ribosomal protein L14, mitochondrial-like translates to MYTTSTRLVGKFMYTNTSRCVQCAIHRNFSTTQSLGELRKLSTVKIVDNSVIGKKALESGSKVKILQVYNKNEVARVGDKVLVSIQKERKKAYIVGCVQKPKVMQPRFDSNNAVLIDETGAPIGTRIRVPVPSHLRGRSGDFTKILSIATKFV